AGCTCACCACGGCGCAGCCCATGCAAGAATCCCAAGTCATAGAGGAGTTCGAGCCGATGGCCGGCTACCGCCGCGCGAAAGGCCTGCTCCTGCTCAACCGTGAATGCGCGCTGGGCTTTCCGTGGCACGCGCGGCAGATCAATGGCCTCTGCCGGGTTGTAGAGCAGCTTGCGCGACTTGACGGCCTTTTTCAGCGCCCGGTTCACCAGCGCCATAATGCGGTTGACGGTACGATCCGTGAGATGCCCGCGCAGCTGGTTTTGCAGCACGATCAGCTGATCGGCATTGAGATTGTCGAGCGCGATGTCGCCGATTGCTGGGAGAACATAGTGCTCGATCAGGTACCGATACCACTCGATGGTCTTGGGCTTCAGGCCCGGCGTCACATGCTCGCGCAGCCAGAAGTCGAGCCAGGTATTCACGGTCGGTGCGTTCAGATCAACCTTGGCCTCGCGCTTGGCTAGGTGATCCTTTTGAGCCAGGATGGCCCCTTTTTCGTCAGCGGCTCGGACACGAGGGAGTCGGCGTCGTTCGTGCGGCGGTGGCTGGTACCACCATTGTCCGGTTTTGTCTTGGTAGATCGAGCCTTTGCCGTAGGCTGCGCTGCGCGCTGTTCGTGCCTTCTTACGACTTCCCATAGATCCTCTCCATGCTCAAGTCGCTGATACGCGGCGCGCACGCTCGCGCCGGTCGCACGCCGGCCGCGATTCTCTCCCTGGAGATCGAAGATGCCGGCGCGCGACCACCGGATGAGGGTGTCGCGGCTGATGCGGAACATCGCTTCAACTTCGGAGAGATAGTAATATGCTGGCTCAGCCATGGACAGACTCCATTATCGCAGATAATTGCCCCATTGCGCATTGTGACCTGGCGGTATCGTTAGCGCCTGCTGCGCAGAAATATATATGCCCCAATCAGACTGATAAACACCAGATAGTAGGGCCAGTAGGTGAGCATATACCGCATGCTCGTCATATCAGGGTTCGTAATTCGAAAGTAGACCAGAACGCCAAACATGCACACTATCACGCCCAGCAGGAATGCTCGGGCACCATCACGCTCCGCGCGCCACGCCGCGACCGCCAGTGTGAGCCAGCGCCTCAGCGCGGCATTCTCCGCTTGCAGCGCCTCAGTGCGCGATAGCGCCGCGTCGATCTGGGCTCGTTGCCCTGCCAGTTCGGCCAACAATGCGGCACCGGGGTGCTCTCCGCACTTAATTTCTTGTGCTCGTAGATCGAGCATCACCCACCAGTCGCACCCATCT
The sequence above is drawn from the Candidatus Kouleothrix ribensis genome and encodes:
- a CDS encoding tyrosine-type recombinase/integrase, which encodes MGSRKKARTARSAAYGKGSIYQDKTGQWWYQPPPHERRRLPRVRAADEKGAILAQKDHLAKREAKVDLNAPTVNTWLDFWLREHVTPGLKPKTIEWYRYLIEHYVLPAIGDIALDNLNADQLIVLQNQLRGHLTDRTVNRIMALVNRALKKAVKSRKLLYNPAEAIDLPRVPRKAQRAFTVEQEQAFRAAVAGHRLELLYDLGFLHGLRRGELLGLLASEYDAAAGTIKVTGQIQTIAGETKRHSSPKTENGVRELPLTPRQQELLDAHLARLRDDRARLGMEWHEHGLLFPSEVGTPIIPRNLSRHYYAVLQRAGLPKMPLHWMRHTAATRLDSRQVRASEACKAAILGHGPRSVTGGYIHVPIDEKREALTRAEVEMLKRAA